One Ethanoligenens harbinense YUAN-3 genomic window carries:
- a CDS encoding putative phage minor capsid protein, with protein MGWMSDMEQTLSAVRQRIVSKLRFQPAGAFSATIYEPYSHAANVAKNRIWYRGEPSELFQFYKSCAASAAGDGVNRSRFWAAVPSRGMQIRKIHTGLPALCVDKLADIVATDMQPVAFSGPNAVEAQARWNRIAAANDFAELVRRAVVETDVTGDGAFKISYDPGVSPLPLLEFYSGEQVSYTTVRGQITEVLFYTQKELDGQRFQFTETYGPGFVRYALCDRLGRPADAAAFHELADLKPVAWAAPVMWAVPLAFAHSPMFPGRGRSVFDGKCDMFDALDEDISQWTDAVRAGRAARYIPLDLIPRDTSTGAPIEPNPFDNQFIAVRGTMSETQNGQVQVVQPEIRSDAYRRKYAADLEIALMGLLSPSTLGLGMEQRDNASAQREKEKTTLYSRAKRVAALEQALPKLAKAALAVEDILAGRAVGQYACTVSWGEYANPSFESVAATVGQARQAGVLSIERAVEELYGHNMSTEEKRQEVARIKEERAPAKQNT; from the coding sequence ATGGGATGGATGTCCGATATGGAGCAAACCCTGTCCGCCGTCCGGCAGCGCATCGTGTCCAAGCTGCGTTTTCAGCCCGCCGGCGCCTTTTCCGCCACCATTTACGAGCCGTACAGCCACGCGGCCAACGTCGCCAAAAACCGCATCTGGTATCGCGGCGAGCCGTCGGAGCTGTTCCAGTTTTATAAAAGCTGCGCGGCCTCCGCAGCGGGCGACGGGGTCAACCGCTCGCGCTTCTGGGCGGCTGTGCCCTCGCGCGGCATGCAGATCCGCAAGATTCACACCGGCCTGCCCGCTCTCTGCGTGGACAAGCTGGCCGACATCGTGGCCACCGACATGCAGCCCGTCGCGTTTTCGGGGCCAAACGCCGTCGAGGCGCAGGCAAGATGGAACCGCATCGCCGCCGCGAACGATTTTGCCGAGCTGGTGCGCCGCGCCGTGGTAGAGACCGACGTGACCGGCGACGGCGCGTTCAAAATTTCTTATGATCCCGGCGTCTCTCCCCTGCCGCTGCTTGAGTTCTACAGCGGCGAACAGGTCAGCTATACCACCGTGCGCGGCCAGATCACCGAAGTGCTTTTCTACACACAAAAAGAGCTGGACGGGCAGCGTTTTCAGTTCACCGAAACCTACGGCCCCGGCTTTGTGCGCTATGCGCTCTGCGACCGGCTGGGCCGTCCGGCCGACGCCGCGGCGTTTCACGAGCTTGCGGATCTCAAGCCGGTCGCATGGGCCGCGCCGGTCATGTGGGCCGTGCCGCTCGCTTTTGCCCATTCCCCCATGTTTCCGGGCCGGGGCCGCAGCGTGTTCGACGGCAAATGCGACATGTTCGACGCGCTCGACGAGGACATCAGCCAATGGACGGACGCGGTGCGCGCGGGCCGGGCGGCGCGGTATATCCCGCTCGACCTCATCCCGCGGGATACATCGACCGGCGCGCCCATCGAACCGAATCCCTTTGATAATCAGTTCATCGCCGTGCGCGGAACCATGTCCGAGACGCAAAACGGGCAGGTGCAGGTCGTCCAGCCGGAGATCCGCAGCGACGCCTACCGCCGGAAATACGCCGCCGATCTGGAGATCGCCCTCATGGGCCTGCTCTCTCCGTCCACGCTCGGTCTCGGCATGGAGCAGCGCGATAACGCCTCCGCCCAGCGCGAAAAAGAAAAAACCACGCTGTACAGCCGCGCCAAACGTGTGGCCGCTCTGGAGCAGGCGCTTCCAAAGCTGGCAAAAGCCGCGCTTGCCGTCGAGGACATCCTCGCGGGGCGGGCCGTCGGGCAGTATGCCTGCACCGTCAGTTGGGGGGAATACGCCAACCCGTCGTTTGAAAGCGTCGCCGCCACCGTCGGGCAGGCCAGACAAGCGGGCGTGCTCTCCATCGAGCGCGCGGTGGAAGAACTCTATGGCCATAACATGAGCACGGAGGAAAAGCGGCAGGAAGTCGCGCGCATCAAAGAAGAACGCGCGCCCGCCAAACAGAACACATAA